GTATCTAAAACTACACATCCAAAAATTCCCTCAAAAACTTTTATATCATTAAGAGTACCAACAACTTTAACATCTACTTTTCTTTTGTCTTTTAAAATAATCTCTCCTACAAATTCAACAACATCTCCAACTTTTACAGGAGCTAAAAATTCGCAGTTTTTTGCTCTAACTAACACTACATAAGGCTCATTTACACTTGCCATTGCACAAAAATCAGCAGCCCCAAATGTAAAACCTCCATGGACTAAACCTTCTTCATCAACTGCCATATCTTCTGTTGTTTCTAAAACAACCTTTGCACCATTTTCATTAATTTCAACTAATCTACCAAATTTTGGGTTAAATTTAAGATGAGTTTTAAGTTCCATTTATTCCCTTTTTAGGGAATTATAACAAAAAGAAAAAAAAAGAAATTATTTATCTAAGATAGGTTTTGGAGTTTTATTTGTGCTGTTTGGTAGCATTGGATATTCGATTTTTGGTTTTTTTCCTTCTAATGCTTTAAAGAATGTTGCAATTGCATCTATTTGTTTTTGAGTTAATGTTTTTCCAAGAGTTGTTTGAGCCATTATTTGAATAGCTTCTTTTATGTCATAAGTTGTTCCGTTATAGAAATATGGAGCAGTTTCAAGCACATTTCTTAAAGTAGCAACTTTTACTCTTCCTTGTTTATCTCCTCTAAAATCTCCTACATTAGCATATTTATATTTATTAAATGGGAATGGCACCATTTCACCACCTAAGTTAATTCCATTATGACAAGCTACACATCCAACTTTAATAAATGTTTTAAGCCCTTCTTTTTCTTTTGGAGTTAATGCATTTTTATCACCATTTAAGAAATCATCAAATCTACTTGGAGTAACAAGAGTTCTCTCAAACGCTCCAATTGCTTTTCCTATTGTTTTTATAGTAATTTTTTCATTAGGAAATGCTTTTTTAAACATTTCTCTATATTCAGGAATACTTTTTACTACTGCCACGGCTCTTTCTTTTGGCATATCCATTTCAGGTGCCGCTTGGATAGGTCCCATTGCTTGGTCTTCTAAGTCAGGACTTCTACCATCCCAGAATTGTCTTTTATTAAATACTGCATTATATACTGTTGGTGAATTTAAATGATGAGGATTATGTCTCCACATATGCCCAGTAGCTACTGGTATATTATCATCTCCTCCTGTTGCAAGATTATGACAAGTATTACAGCTAATAAGTCCACTTTTTGATAATCTTGGGTCAAAATATAACATTTTTCCAAGTTCAATCTTTTCATCTGTTAATGGATTTTTAGGATTATCAATTAATTTTAATAATTTGCTTTTCTCTTTTGGTATTGGTTTAAGACCATAACTTTTTGCTAAATTAGCTAAATCTTGTGCTAAAAGCATTGATGTAGTAATACTTAATAATGCTAAACTTTTTTTAAGCATTAAATTTCTCCTTTTATATAATTTTTTGTGATAGAATTATACCTAAAATATAATGTATATATAAAGAAAAAAATTATTTTTTAAGTAACTTTTGTGTTATTTTATCTAAATCTTTTTGAATAAATAGAGGGTTAAATTGTTTCATAAAAGGGTGAGAAATTTCAAAATAACTATTATCAAATAGATTTATAGCCCAAGTAAAAGATATTTTATTTGTTTCAAGATAAAATTTATTTAATAAAAAGTCATTTATCATTCCGAGATTACTACCAATTACTAAAAATAGTTTTGCATTAAAAAAATATATAAAATCTATCATTTTAAAGTTTTTATTAATAGGTACAAGTATTCCACCAGCCCCTTCAATAAGTAAAATATCACAGAGAGGTTTAATTTTTTTATAAGCATTTTTTATTTTTTCAAAATCTACTTCTCCACTTACATATGGTGCAGCAGGAAGTGAATGTTGAATTGGTACTATGTCGTTTATTGTTATATTTTCGAAATTTTTATTAAACTTTTTTACTTGATTTAGTAGTTTTTCACCATCTATAGGTTTTTCTTTAACCCCTGTTTCAATTGGCTTCATAGCTCCAACTTTATATCCGAGTTTTGAAAAGGTCTCTATTAATTTTAAAGTTGTATAGGTTTTACCTTTATCAGTATTATTTGCACTAATGAATATATTCATTTTCACTTCCTTGGAATTTTATAGCTTTTATAATAATTTAGTGAATGATATACTCTTTTTTTATATTTTAATGCATAAATATTTATTAATAATTTTTGCAAAATAGGAGCGATTGAGGGCATAAACCAAGCCATATTTGACATAGCAATAACATATTTTGGTTTTTTTTGATATAGTTTTTCAATTGTAGCTTCATAACATATAGCATTTAAAAAGGTGTAATTTTTTATTTTAAATTCTCCAAAATTTTTTGAAGTTTTATAATCACTTGCTCCATTAAAAAAAATTTTGTTAATCTCTTTTTGGAAAAAAGGAAAAGGAATATATTCGCCAAATGGGACTAAAATATGTTTATCTAAAATTATCATTTTTTTATCTTCAAATATATAAGTTGAGTTATAAAATTGATTATTTTTTAAATGTAAAGCCCCTGTAATGATTGTAATTTTTGTAGATAACTCTTTTAGTTTTTTAATTAGATTAGGATATCGATTTAAAAATATAGGAAAAGCACTCTCTGGTAAAACTACTACATCATATTCTCTATTAATAGAATTTTGTATATGTTTGAAGTTGTTTTTTATCTCTTGTGGAATAAAGTTTTTATCCCATTTTTTATCTTGTGGTATATAAGTTGTAATTAAATTTATTTTTAAATTAGGCTTATCAATATGAGGTTTTGAGAAAAAAAGAGGAATTAAAATTAAAATAAAAGAAAATTTATTTTTTAAAATTATAGCTAAGATTAATAAAAAAAGAGTTATTTTATATGGCAAAAATAGAGAATTTGAAATTAAAACTTCTGGTTTTAACCAATCAAAAGTAAATGGCTTTAAATAATCAAATCCGAATATAAAGAAAAGCCCCCATAATAAAATAGAAAATGGTAAATGGAAAATGGAAAATTTAAATAAAGAAAAAATTTTATTTAAAATCCAAAAGATAATTCCATAACCAATCCCAATAAAAAGTATAATAAAAGGAATTAAATAACTTAAATTATAATATCTAAAACTAAGACCTATCCAATAAAACCAAAATATTCCTATAAAAAATCCTGTTTGAAAAAAGGAGTGTTTTTGATTAAAAAAAAGATAAAAAGCAATTATTGAGATTATAGAGTTTAAGATTTTGATAATTAAGTTTTCTCCAAAAATAGAAAGGTAGATAGGAAGTGAAAAAAAGATTGCTATAATTAATGAATTTGTGTTAAAATATCGCTTAAAAAAGGAAACACATGGAATTTTTATACGCTGAGGGTGCTGCTGCACAAGGTCAACCGAGTTTAATTGCGTCATTATTACCTCTTTTAATTTTATTTGCAGTTTTTTATTTTCTTGTAATTTTACCACAACAAAGACAAGCAAAAAAACATAAGCAAATGGTAGAATCTCTTAAAAAAGGTGATAAAATTGTAACAACAGGTGGAATTATTGCAGAAGTTGTAAAAAACGAACCAGACTTTATAAAAGCAAAAATTGCTGATGGAGTTGAAGTTAAAATTGATAAAGCCGCTATTGCAAGAAAGCTAAATGATGAAAAAGCTTAATTATAGACTTGTTATATTTATATTAGCTACACTTTTTGGAATAGCTTTTACTATTCCTTCTTTTCTTGGTAAAAATCCAAAAGTAAATTTAGGACTTGATTTGCAAGGTGGAATGTATTTAGTT
This Caminibacter mediatlanticus TB-2 DNA region includes the following protein-coding sequences:
- a CDS encoding cytochrome-c peroxidase, giving the protein MLKKSLALLSITTSMLLAQDLANLAKSYGLKPIPKEKSKLLKLIDNPKNPLTDEKIELGKMLYFDPRLSKSGLISCNTCHNLATGGDDNIPVATGHMWRHNPHHLNSPTVYNAVFNKRQFWDGRSPDLEDQAMGPIQAAPEMDMPKERAVAVVKSIPEYREMFKKAFPNEKITIKTIGKAIGAFERTLVTPSRFDDFLNGDKNALTPKEKEGLKTFIKVGCVACHNGINLGGEMVPFPFNKYKYANVGDFRGDKQGRVKVATLRNVLETAPYFYNGTTYDIKEAIQIMAQTTLGKTLTQKQIDAIATFFKALEGKKPKIEYPMLPNSTNKTPKPILDK
- the yajC gene encoding preprotein translocase subunit YajC, translated to MEFLYAEGAAAQGQPSLIASLLPLLILFAVFYFLVILPQQRQAKKHKQMVESLKKGDKIVTTGGIIAEVVKNEPDFIKAKIADGVEVKIDKAAIARKLNDEKA
- the bioD gene encoding dethiobiotin synthase, encoding MNIFISANNTDKGKTYTTLKLIETFSKLGYKVGAMKPIETGVKEKPIDGEKLLNQVKKFNKNFENITINDIVPIQHSLPAAPYVSGEVDFEKIKNAYKKIKPLCDILLIEGAGGILVPINKNFKMIDFIYFFNAKLFLVIGSNLGMINDFLLNKFYLETNKISFTWAINLFDNSYFEISHPFMKQFNPLFIQKDLDKITQKLLKK
- a CDS encoding hotdog domain-containing protein; the encoded protein is MELKTHLKFNPKFGRLVEINENGAKVVLETTEDMAVDEEGLVHGGFTFGAADFCAMASVNEPYVVLVRAKNCEFLAPVKVGDVVEFVGEIILKDKRKVDVKVVGTLNDIKVFEGIFGCVVLDTHVLKRKK
- a CDS encoding apolipoprotein N-acyltransferase, whose product is MQQHPQRIKIPCVSFFKRYFNTNSLIIAIFFSLPIYLSIFGENLIIKILNSIISIIAFYLFFNQKHSFFQTGFFIGIFWFYWIGLSFRYYNLSYLIPFIILFIGIGYGIIFWILNKIFSLFKFSIFHLPFSILLWGLFFIFGFDYLKPFTFDWLKPEVLISNSLFLPYKITLFLLILAIILKNKFSFILILIPLFFSKPHIDKPNLKINLITTYIPQDKKWDKNFIPQEIKNNFKHIQNSINREYDVVVLPESAFPIFLNRYPNLIKKLKELSTKITIITGALHLKNNQFYNSTYIFEDKKMIILDKHILVPFGEYIPFPFFQKEINKIFFNGASDYKTSKNFGEFKIKNYTFLNAICYEATIEKLYQKKPKYVIAMSNMAWFMPSIAPILQKLLINIYALKYKKRVYHSLNYYKSYKIPRK